The Aureitalea marina genome includes a window with the following:
- a CDS encoding ATP-binding protein produces the protein MRFSEVIGQENIVNHLRQTIVNGRIAHAQLLSGKTGSGLLPVALAYASELLCARYPEGSPEQEQCLSKIRHFAHPDLHFVYPVNSNDKIKKDAVSDDFAEEWRAFVENQPYGSLFDWLRSLGIENKQGNIIKKEALSISRKLSLKSYEGGFKIMLIWMAEFMNQECANTILKLVEEPPEKTVLIMMAENPERILNTIRSRCQFLNIPPLSEHVVVQELKKRFSLDETQARRLCLQAQGDLSKAMHYAAHDSEDEFFEDWFVTWVRSAYRAKKDKQVINELIQWSEGMATEGRETQKKFVLYCLELFRQALLQNYGASELVYHRAVKTSFQLDKFAPFIHQNNIEDIRDALEKAYFHLERNGNSRLVFTDLSIQLTKLIHRPATV, from the coding sequence ATGCGTTTTAGTGAGGTAATCGGGCAGGAAAATATCGTGAATCACCTGAGGCAAACCATCGTCAACGGTCGTATTGCCCATGCTCAATTGTTAAGCGGTAAAACCGGGAGTGGTCTCCTCCCTGTTGCTTTGGCTTATGCCTCTGAACTCCTTTGTGCCCGCTACCCTGAAGGCAGCCCAGAACAAGAACAATGCTTAAGTAAGATCCGCCACTTTGCACATCCCGATCTACACTTTGTGTATCCGGTCAATAGCAATGATAAGATCAAAAAGGATGCGGTCTCTGACGACTTTGCAGAAGAATGGCGAGCATTTGTGGAGAACCAACCCTACGGATCCCTCTTCGATTGGCTGAGATCATTGGGGATTGAGAATAAGCAAGGAAATATTATCAAGAAAGAGGCGCTTTCCATTTCCAGGAAGTTGTCCTTGAAATCATATGAAGGCGGATTTAAGATCATGTTGATCTGGATGGCTGAATTCATGAACCAGGAGTGTGCCAACACTATCTTGAAATTAGTTGAGGAACCACCGGAGAAGACGGTACTGATCATGATGGCCGAAAACCCAGAACGCATATTGAACACCATTCGGTCCAGGTGCCAATTCCTCAATATACCTCCCCTGTCTGAACACGTCGTGGTCCAGGAATTAAAGAAAAGATTCTCGTTGGACGAGACCCAGGCCAGGCGGTTGTGCCTGCAGGCTCAGGGGGACCTCAGCAAAGCCATGCATTATGCAGCCCACGATAGTGAGGACGAATTCTTTGAGGACTGGTTCGTTACCTGGGTACGATCGGCCTACCGAGCGAAAAAGGACAAGCAAGTCATAAACGAGTTGATCCAGTGGAGTGAGGGAATGGCCACCGAAGGGCGCGAAACACAAAAGAAATTCGTACTCTATTGTCTTGAACTCTTTCGACAAGCCTTGCTACAGAATTATGGCGCTTCAGAATTAGTTTACCATAGAGCCGTCAAAACTTCTTTCCAACTGGATAAGTTTGCTCCCTTTATTCATCAGAACAATATTGAAGATATTCGCGATGCACTAGAGAAAGCCTATTTCCATTTGGAACGAAATGGGAACAGTCGATTGGTCTTTACCGACCTCAGCATACAATTGACCAAGCTTATCCACAGACCCGCAACGGTATAA